TGACCTCTTCACCGTAAAGGGCAAGAAGCCAACGTATCGGACGAACGTAACGTAAATCATAACTGCCCCAACGCATGTTTTTAGGGAATGTAAGCGAGAGGATAATCTCTCTTAGTTGAGGGAGCAGTGACAGCGTCGCTTCACCTTTTGTTTCCTTCGTTGCGTAGATATACTCTTCGCCTTTAAACGCTTTGAAGTATAGTTGCTCTGGATCCACACCTTGTCCCCGTGCAAAGCCTAACGCTGCTTTTGACCAAGCACCATTCTCGTCCACGGCAATCTTTTTGGCAGGACCCTTAGATTCTTCTACTTGATCCTGTTGTTTCTCGTTCACGTTTTCAATCAGTACGGCTAGTCGGCGGGGAGTGGCAAAAGTTTTGACGCTACCAATAGAAACGCGGTGATCTTCAAAAAATGCTGTCATTTTATTTTTGAGCTGTTCAATTGCATCATCTATAAAACGAGCCGGCATCTCCTCAAGTCCAACTTCTAGTAGTAAAGGCTTATGACTCATGTTGATCCCCCCCTCTATTCTTCATCATTGGGAAGCCTAACTTCTCTCGTTCCTCGTAGTATACTTGGGCACAACGACGTGATAAATGACGGACACGGCCGATGTAGCCCGTACGTTCCGTCACGCTAATAGCCCCACGTGCGTCTAAAAGGTTAAACGTATGTGAGCATTTAAGAATGTAATCATACGCTGGAAAAACTAAATTCTCATCTAATATTCTCTTGGCCTCTTGCTCGTACATATTGAACAGCTGAAATAACATTTTACTGTCAGACACCTCAAACGTATATTTAGACTGTTCATACTCGGGCTGATGAAAGACATCACCCCACTTGTATCCATCGACCCATTCTAGTTCAAACACGTTTTCTTTATCTTGAATATAAGACGCTAGACGCTCTAGCCCGTATGTAATTTCTACGGATACAGGGGAAGCTTCTAATCCTCCAACCTGTTGGAAATACGTAAACTGCGTCACTTCCATGCCGTCTAACCAAACTTCCCAACCTAATCCTGCAGCGCCCATGGTTGGATTCTCCCAGTTGTCCTCTACAAATCGAATATCATGCTCTAGAGGGTCTATGCCAAGCTCTTTCAAGCTATCGAGATAAAGTTCTTGGATGTTATCTGGAGAAGGTTTCATCACCACTTGAAACTGATGGTGTTGGTATAAACGGTTAGGGTTCTCTCCATACCGACCATCCACAGGACGTCTGGAAGGTTCAACATAGGCCACATTCCATGGCTCAGGGCCAATCGTTCTCAGAAATGTCATCGGGTTTAATGTTCCTGCTCCTTTTTCAACGTCATAAGGCTGCACTAATAAGCAATTCTGTTCACTCCAATAGCGCTGTAAAGTTAATATCATATCCTGATAATTCATGTGTACACCTCCAAATGTAGTACGGTAAAAGACATATGAATGCATATAAAAAACCCCACGCCTCTATGTCAGTGACATAGGGACGAGAGGTTGAATTCCCGCGGTTCCACCCTACTTGGTAGCGGATCATAAATCAGCTACCCTCTTTTATCATCGTTGCTCAGGAGCGCCACTTCCGTCATTGCAATTCAATATGTATGGGATTGACGTATTTTGCTATATGTTATCTTACTCTTTTTGCTTCGGCGTGTCAAATGATCGTTACACAGGCTTTGCTTTTTACATCCATTTAGACATTTGTTCTAAAAAGTCGCGTGTTTTAAGACGTAAAGGCGTATGCTGGTCCATAAAATGCCAGAGTACTTCTCTCAGCTGTGTCTTGGTCTCTGTTTTTACTTTGATATGGCCCAGTTGATGTGGTTGAACCTGCGATAACAATCGTAACACTTTAAACGTCCCGGGTGTGAGATCAATACGTTGCTGATCCATATGCGTGCATCTATGGCACAGAAATCCACCCTCAACCACACTGAAGGAAAAGGTTCCCTCTGTGGCGCCACAAGACACACATTGACTGAGTTCTGGTCTATACCCTCCGTACACTAACATCTTTAACTCGAAAAGCCTTGCCAATATCTCGGGATCTTTCTCATCTTCTAATTGTTTAAACAGTTCTATGATCATTTGAAAAATGTACTCACTGGCATCATGCTCTTCGGTTAAGCGGTGAAGTAAGTCTGCAAAGTATGCGGCATAAGACGTTTTAGTCAGGTCTTGTCTCAAATCACGAAATGACTCAATCATATCACCTTGGGATAAAGTCCCCATCCCTTTAGCCGTTCCTCTATAGAACATATAGTGACCGTAGGTGAAAAGTTGAGACACGGAAGAGAGGCGGCTTTTTGGTTTTTTCGCCCCTCTGGCCATTAAACTGATTTTTCCCGCTTCTCTTGTATACACGGTGAGTATTTTGTTCCCCTCACCATAATCCTTCGTCTTAATAATCAGACCTTCAATTTTTATAAGCATTCTAACACCTGCTTTGTGTTCATTGCAGGTAAGGTTTCCCCACTTGATTAAGTGATGCTTACCTCTTTCTCTTCTTCAAACTCAACATCTTTTTCATAATGTTCGTCATGATCTTGGCAATCAGTTCCAGTACACTCTTTATATAAGAGATAAGCTTCAACATTCCCAGTCGTCGAAAAAACGTTCCACGAATAGTCTCGCATCGAATCATTCCTTTCGTTTAGACTGAAATCTCCCGATATACATTAAGGTGTACCTTCCTGCTCAGAACTATGCTTCATAAATGTTGACAGTTTTTAGTCAGTGCGTTCATTGTTTGGGCTTGATCTGGGGTTAGGTTTGTTTTGGTTAGGTTTTGATGGTTTAGATCACACGACGTTATTCGTCAT
The window above is part of the Caldalkalibacillus salinus genome. Proteins encoded here:
- a CDS encoding YqzL family protein, which codes for MRDYSWNVFSTTGNVEAYLLYKECTGTDCQDHDEHYEKDVEFEEEKEVSIT
- the glyQ gene encoding glycine--tRNA ligase subunit alpha — encoded protein: MNYQDMILTLQRYWSEQNCLLVQPYDVEKGAGTLNPMTFLRTIGPEPWNVAYVEPSRRPVDGRYGENPNRLYQHHQFQVVMKPSPDNIQELYLDSLKELGIDPLEHDIRFVEDNWENPTMGAAGLGWEVWLDGMEVTQFTYFQQVGGLEASPVSVEITYGLERLASYIQDKENVFELEWVDGYKWGDVFHQPEYEQSKYTFEVSDSKMLFQLFNMYEQEAKRILDENLVFPAYDYILKCSHTFNLLDARGAISVTERTGYIGRVRHLSRRCAQVYYEEREKLGFPMMKNRGGDQHES
- the recO gene encoding DNA repair protein RecO — its product is MLIKIEGLIIKTKDYGEGNKILTVYTREAGKISLMARGAKKPKSRLSSVSQLFTYGHYMFYRGTAKGMGTLSQGDMIESFRDLRQDLTKTSYAAYFADLLHRLTEEHDASEYIFQMIIELFKQLEDEKDPEILARLFELKMLVYGGYRPELSQCVSCGATEGTFSFSVVEGGFLCHRCTHMDQQRIDLTPGTFKVLRLLSQVQPHQLGHIKVKTETKTQLREVLWHFMDQHTPLRLKTRDFLEQMSKWM